AAATTGTAAACACAAAGAAAATCTGAAATTATGGCCATTTGATTACTAATGCAAAAAAAATAGCAACTTTATGATTGCTCCTCTTGCCGACATGTCAATTGCTATGTCTCAATTTCAAGTAACGAACTATCCTTATTTGGACAGCAACAAGAATGAGATATCATATCACAGAAgggataaaatttatattaaactaaattaaacgaAAACAATGAATTTCAGTTCATCGAGAGCACTCAACATCTTTAGCTACACAAATTCCAAACTTCCCATTCAAAAAGGCAACAAAAAATGAAGCATAAAACTGAAAGAGACGGAAGAAGCTGAACggaatctaaaattatttaccGAATTgacgaaataaaaaaattcagagaAGAGAAAAACACGAAAGGGAAAGAGAAGATTGGGGATCAAGAAAGAGGAGCACCGGGATGAGGATTAGGAGGAGGAGGAACGAAGCGAGCAGTGGCCTCTTCTTCGTCGTAGAACAAATCATCGGTTCTTCTGAAGGCGGCGTGCGCCACCACCAAGACCACTCCGATGAGGAGTGCCACCAGGATGTTGGAGACGGCACCGGTGAGGAGGAGGAGGGCGATGGTCAGCACCGCCATGACGACGAGCACGACGCGGTCGCTGATCATCCGGCCGAGCACGACGAGCGGCTCGTCGCGGAGGAAGTAAAGGAAGAGCCACGCCGCCACGAGCACCACGAACACGATCAGCGATATTGGATGCCAGAGGAGACTGAGGAAGAGCACTATGAGCACCACGATGGCGTAGTTCATCTGGAAGTAGCCGACGTTCTCCCGCACGCGCCTCACGGCGTCGGAGAAACCGGCCGGAAGGGCGAAGGAGCGGAAGTTGAACATGATCTTCCATGGACGGCGCGTGGCGAGACCCTCCTTGACCCGCTGCTTGGCGCGTGAGA
This DNA window, taken from Vigna radiata var. radiata cultivar VC1973A chromosome 5, Vradiata_ver6, whole genome shotgun sequence, encodes the following:
- the LOC106761326 gene encoding PRA1 family protein F2 is translated as MTNYGTIPTSSSPSTNLEFISRAKQRVKEGLATRRPWKIMFNFRSFALPAGFSDAVRRVRENVGYFQMNYAIVVLIVLFLSLLWHPISLIVFVVLVAAWLFLYFLRDEPLVVLGRMISDRVVLVVMAVLTIALLLLTGAVSNILVALLIGVVLVVAHAAFRRTDDLFYDEEEATARFVPPPPNPHPGAPLS